A genome region from Anastrepha obliqua isolate idAnaObli1 chromosome 4, idAnaObli1_1.0, whole genome shotgun sequence includes the following:
- the LOC129246124 gene encoding uncharacterized protein LOC129246124, whose protein sequence is MSMLGFVYLFLILGWILIVLFLKCKKSITPHFAFAENYTDAIAADRRPSVHIIQLPPEEMDNEDQFIDSYHQRSSSLRRHSNRSQHSAMHEERTVETTYPTDAVVNPAYMHDEEYIINAPPPSYEEVMRQPEVYPKVHQSTSKVSDANI, encoded by the exons ATGAGTATGCTGGGTTTCGTTTATCTCTTTTTGATACTCGGTTGGATTCTGATTGTGTTATTTCTTAAGTGCAAAAAGTCGATTACACCACATTTTGCTTTCGCCGAAAATTATACAGACGCTATTGCGGCTG ATCGTCGTCCGTCAGTTCATATCATACAACTACCACCGGAAGAAATGGATAACGAAGATCAATTCATCGACTCGTATCATCAACGCAGCAGTAGCCTTCGGCGGCATTCGAATCGCTCGCAACATTCGGCTATGCACGAAGAGCGCACCGTCGAAACGACATATCCAACAGATGCAGTTGTGAATCCCGCATACATGCACGATGAGGAATATATCATTAATG CTCCGCCCCCTTCTTATGAAGAAGTTATGCGCCAACCGGAAGTGTATCCCAAAGTGCATCAAAGTACGAGCAAAGTGAGCGACGCGAATATTTAA